One Gammaproteobacteria bacterium DNA segment encodes these proteins:
- a CDS encoding zinc ribbon domain-containing protein codes for MPIYEYRCDKCGHEMEAIQKMSDDPLIECPACGEAALRKLVSAAGFHLKGSGWYVTDFRDKGKKPGGNGTKSGGAKSTKDGPDSSKAGGSDKGAGATAGSGSGTQGSSNKGG; via the coding sequence ATGCCAATCTATGAATACCGATGCGATAAATGCGGCCACGAGATGGAGGCCATACAGAAAATGAGTGACGACCCGCTCATCGAGTGTCCCGCCTGCGGCGAGGCCGCTTTGCGCAAGCTCGTCTCGGCGGCCGGTTTTCATCTCAAGGGAAGCGGATGGTATGTCACCGATTTTCGTGACAAGGGCAAGAAGCCCGGGGGGAATGGCACCAAAAGCGGTGGCGCCAAATCGACCAAGGATGGGCCCGACTCCTCTAAGGCAGGCGGCTCGGACAAAGGGGCCGGCGCCACTGCCGGGTCCGGTAGCGGCACCCAGGGCTCCAGCAACAAAGGCGGTTGA
- the aspS gene encoding aspartate--tRNA ligase, translating into MRSHYCGDLNETHLDQGITLCGWVHRRRDHGGVIFIDLRDREGVAQVVIDPDTPEAFALAEQVRSEYVLRITGRVRRRPAGTENRELPTGMVEVLGKELEILNTAKTPPFQLDDEDVHEENRLRYRYVDLRRPEMQQRLRTRTLITRTLRAFLDARGFLDIETPMLTRATPEGARDYLVPSRTHGGSFFALPQSPQLFKQLLMMSGMDRYYQIARCFRDEDLRADRQPEFTQLDIETSFMDEDDIMALVEDMVRELFATVLDTALPEPFPRMSYAEAMTRFGSDRPDLRVDLELVDVGDVMVDVDFKVFSGPARDADGRVAALRVPGGGRLTRSQIDDYTRFVGIYGAKGLAYIKVNDHGAGREGLQSPILKFLPDDAVTAIMERSGATTGDLVFFGADKAGVVNEALGALRLKVAEDVGLVNPGWRPVWVVDFPMFEWDDASRRWYALHHPFTAPRDPDMTVLAQEPHRALSRAYDLVLNGTELGGGSIRIHQPATQMAIFKLLGIEEDEAREKFGFLVDALEYGCPPHGGIAFGLDRIAMLMTGSPSIRDVIAFPKTQTAACMLTAAPAPVPDSQLRDLNIRLRHKEK; encoded by the coding sequence ATGCGCAGCCATTATTGTGGTGATCTCAACGAAACCCATTTGGACCAGGGGATAACCCTGTGCGGTTGGGTTCATCGGCGGCGGGACCACGGCGGGGTCATTTTCATCGACCTGCGGGACCGTGAGGGCGTGGCCCAGGTGGTGATCGATCCCGATACCCCCGAGGCATTCGCCCTGGCGGAGCAGGTGCGCAGCGAATACGTGCTGCGCATCACGGGCCGGGTGCGCCGGCGCCCCGCGGGCACCGAGAACAGGGAACTGCCCACGGGCATGGTAGAGGTGCTGGGCAAGGAGCTGGAGATCCTCAACACCGCCAAGACCCCGCCGTTCCAGCTGGACGACGAGGATGTCCATGAGGAAAACCGCCTGCGCTATCGTTACGTGGATTTGCGGCGACCCGAGATGCAGCAGCGGCTGCGCACCCGGACCCTCATCACCCGCACCCTGCGGGCCTTCCTGGATGCCCGCGGCTTTCTGGACATCGAGACCCCCATGCTCACCCGGGCGACGCCCGAGGGGGCGCGGGACTATTTGGTACCCAGCCGCACCCACGGCGGCAGCTTCTTCGCGCTGCCCCAGTCCCCCCAGCTGTTCAAACAACTGCTCATGATGTCGGGCATGGACCGCTACTATCAGATCGCCCGCTGCTTCCGCGACGAGGACCTGCGGGCCGATCGCCAGCCGGAGTTCACCCAGCTGGACATTGAGACGTCCTTCATGGACGAGGACGACATCATGGCCCTGGTGGAGGACATGGTGCGGGAGCTCTTCGCGACGGTGCTGGATACCGCCCTGCCCGAGCCGTTTCCGCGCATGAGCTATGCCGAGGCCATGACGCGCTTCGGCAGCGACCGACCCGACCTGCGGGTGGATCTGGAGCTGGTGGACGTGGGCGATGTCATGGTGGACGTGGACTTCAAGGTCTTCTCCGGCCCCGCCCGCGACGCCGACGGCCGAGTGGCGGCCCTACGGGTGCCCGGCGGCGGGCGTCTCACCCGCTCCCAGATCGACGACTACACCCGCTTCGTGGGGATCTACGGCGCCAAGGGCCTGGCCTATATCAAGGTCAACGACCATGGCGCGGGACGGGAGGGCCTGCAGTCACCCATCCTGAAGTTCCTGCCCGACGATGCCGTCACCGCCATCATGGAGCGCAGCGGCGCCACCACCGGCGATCTTGTCTTCTTCGGCGCCGACAAGGCGGGGGTGGTCAACGAGGCCTTGGGGGCCCTGCGCCTCAAGGTGGCCGAGGACGTGGGGTTGGTCAACCCCGGTTGGCGACCGGTGTGGGTGGTGGATTTCCCCATGTTCGAATGGGACGACGCCAGCCGGCGCTGGTATGCCCTGCACCACCCCTTCACGGCACCCCGGGATCCGGACATGACGGTACTTGCCCAGGAGCCCCACCGGGCCCTGTCCCGGGCCTACGACCTGGTGCTAAACGGCACCGAGCTGGGGGGCGGTTCCATCCGTATCCACCAGCCCGCGACCCAGATGGCCATCTTCAAGCTGCTGGGCATCGAGGAGGACGAGGCCCGGGAGAAATTCGGCTTCCTGGTGGACGCCCTGGAGTATGGCTGCCCGCCCCACGGCGGCATCGCCTTCGGCCTCGACCGCATCGCCATGCTGATGACGGGGTCGCCGTCCATCCGCGATGTCATCGCCTTCCCCAAGACCCAGACGGCGGCCTGCATGCTCACCGCGGCGCCGGCGCCGGTGCCCGACAGCCAGCTACGCGACCTGAACATCCGCCTGCGCCACAAGGAAAAGTAG
- a CDS encoding PfkB family carbohydrate kinase: MARILTVGVATLDVVISVDDFPREDVKMRARGVTTRRGGNAANTAVVLSQLGHDTSWAGSVSTDGNGDFITRDLARAGVKSGGIAVQRDGALPVSYILNSVASGSRTIIHHRDLPEFNFEDFRRLDLRRYDWLHFEGRNVAETRCMLAHYRGQHSALPCSLEVEKPREGIEELFELADVLLFSRQYARARGFEEPGSLLAEVAPRAPRALLVCAWGEAGAWARTYEGEEFHSPACSYGAVVDTIGAGDVLNAGVIHGLVNQQPLNRVLPFGCQLAGVKCAQEGLEDLLANYHRLVTTDKPAQP, encoded by the coding sequence ATGGCACGAATTCTCACCGTGGGCGTGGCCACCCTGGACGTGGTGATCAGCGTGGACGACTTTCCCCGGGAAGACGTCAAGATGCGGGCCCGGGGGGTGACCACCCGGCGCGGCGGCAACGCCGCCAATACCGCGGTGGTCCTCAGCCAGCTGGGCCACGATACCAGTTGGGCGGGCTCCGTCAGCACCGATGGCAACGGCGACTTCATCACCCGCGACCTGGCTCGCGCGGGCGTCAAGTCGGGCGGCATCGCCGTGCAACGCGACGGCGCCCTCCCCGTGTCCTACATCCTCAACAGCGTGGCCAGCGGATCCCGCACCATCATCCACCACCGCGACCTCCCCGAATTCAATTTCGAGGATTTCCGCCGCCTCGACCTGCGGCGCTACGACTGGCTCCATTTCGAGGGGCGTAACGTGGCGGAGACCCGGTGCATGCTCGCCCACTACCGGGGCCAGCACTCCGCCCTGCCGTGTTCCCTCGAGGTGGAGAAGCCCCGGGAGGGCATCGAGGAGCTGTTCGAGTTGGCGGACGTGCTGTTGTTCTCCCGCCAGTATGCCCGCGCCCGGGGCTTCGAAGAACCCGGCAGCCTGCTGGCCGAGGTCGCCCCCCGGGCGCCGCGGGCGCTGCTGGTGTGTGCCTGGGGCGAGGCCGGCGCCTGGGCCCGCACCTACGAGGGCGAGGAGTTCCACAGCCCGGCCTGCAGTTACGGCGCCGTGGTGGATACCATCGGCGCCGGGGACGTGCTCAACGCCGGCGTCATCCATGGTCTGGTGAACCAGCAGCCCCTGAACCGGGTGCTGCCCTTCGGCTGCCAGCTGGCCGGCGTGAAGTGCGCCCAGGAGGGTCTCGAGGACCTGCTGGCCAATTACCATCGCCTGGTGACGACGGACAAGCCCGCGCAGCCCTGA
- a CDS encoding diacylglycerol kinase, protein MNVPDGERDALRKPGYKGLTRLRNACGWSLAGLISAWRFEEAFRVEVVLSAILVPLGLWLGEGGVEKALLLTSLLLVLAVELVNSSVESVVDRISNEHHVLSKRAKDIGSAAVFVALVNVAVVWGLVLAF, encoded by the coding sequence ATGAACGTACCGGACGGGGAGAGGGATGCGTTGCGCAAACCCGGGTACAAGGGACTGACCCGGCTGCGCAATGCCTGCGGCTGGTCCCTGGCAGGCCTGATCTCGGCCTGGCGTTTCGAGGAGGCCTTCAGGGTGGAGGTGGTATTGAGCGCCATCCTCGTGCCCCTGGGCCTGTGGCTGGGGGAGGGGGGCGTGGAGAAGGCGCTGCTGCTCACCAGTCTGTTGCTGGTGCTGGCGGTGGAACTGGTGAACTCGTCGGTGGAGTCCGTCGTCGACCGCATCAGCAACGAGCATCACGTGCTGTCCAAGCGGGCCAAGGACATCGGCTCGGCGGCGGTGTTCGTCGCCCTGGTGAACGTGGCTGTGGTGTGGGGGCTGGTACTGGCCTTCTGA
- a CDS encoding UDP-2,3-diacylglucosamine diphosphatase, which translates to METLRYRSIWLSDIHLGTRDAKTEYLYDFLRHTESDYLYLVGDIIDMWKLKARWYWPRINNDIMRLVMKKARKGTRVIYIPGNHDELLRDFSDHLFGGIEMMEEAVHETADGRRLLVLHGDVFDCVVMNSRWLAELGSWAYDMLLRLNRWYNVVRRRLGFHYWSLSQYLKHKVKEAVSYIGDYEQAVVKAARAKGAHGVICGHIHHATITQYGDMLYANSGDWVESCTALAEREDGELTLIHWVTDSARLLDDLQNHENIDSDGRVVPAG; encoded by the coding sequence ATGGAAACCCTGCGCTACCGTTCCATCTGGCTGTCCGATATCCATCTCGGCACCCGGGACGCCAAAACGGAATACCTCTACGATTTTCTGCGCCACACCGAATCCGATTACCTCTACCTGGTGGGTGACATCATCGACATGTGGAAACTAAAGGCCCGCTGGTACTGGCCCCGCATCAACAACGACATCATGCGGCTGGTGATGAAGAAGGCCCGCAAGGGCACGCGGGTGATCTACATCCCGGGCAACCATGACGAGCTGTTGCGGGACTTCTCGGACCACCTGTTCGGCGGCATCGAGATGATGGAGGAGGCGGTCCACGAGACGGCCGACGGCCGGCGGTTGCTGGTGCTCCACGGCGACGTCTTCGACTGCGTGGTGATGAACAGCCGCTGGCTGGCGGAGCTCGGCAGCTGGGCCTACGACATGCTGCTGCGGCTCAACCGCTGGTACAACGTGGTGCGCCGCCGCCTGGGTTTTCACTACTGGTCCCTGTCCCAGTACCTCAAGCACAAGGTCAAGGAGGCGGTGAGCTACATCGGCGACTACGAGCAGGCGGTGGTGAAGGCCGCCCGCGCCAAGGGCGCCCACGGCGTCATCTGCGGCCACATCCACCACGCCACCATCACCCAGTACGGCGACATGCTCTATGCCAACAGCGGCGACTGGGTGGAGAGCTGCACCGCCCTGGCCGAGCGCGAGGATGGCGAGCTGACCCTCATCCACTGGGTCACGGACAGCGCCCGACTGCTGGACGACCTGCAGAACCATGAGAATATTGATAGCGACGGACGCGTGGTTCCCGCAGGTTAA
- a CDS encoding glycosyltransferase family 1 protein, with the protein MRILIATDAWFPQVNGVVRTLSTTAGILGDLGHEVEVVAPQRFRTIPCPTYPEIRLALGAGHGVPRAIRAFDPGAIHIATEGPIGLAARRWCVRQGHPFTTSYHTRFPEYLRLRAPVPLAWSYRFMGWFHGRAARTMVATRSMEQELEAWGFRHLVRWTRGVDISLFRPRESPVLDLPRPLFMYVGRVAVEKNIEAFLALDLPGTKVVVGDGPALAELRRRHPDTHFTGYKMGEELAAHVGSADVMVFPSLTDTFGLVLLEAMASGVPVAAFPVPGPRDLVRDGVNGCVGEDLRAAALAALEVDRDACRGFAEGYSWEASTRQFLANLAPRVTAAV; encoded by the coding sequence ATGAGAATATTGATAGCGACGGACGCGTGGTTCCCGCAGGTTAACGGCGTCGTACGCACCCTCTCCACCACCGCAGGGATCCTCGGCGACCTGGGTCACGAGGTGGAGGTGGTGGCGCCGCAGCGCTTCCGCACCATTCCCTGCCCCACCTATCCGGAGATCCGCCTGGCCCTGGGGGCGGGCCACGGCGTGCCCCGGGCCATTCGGGCCTTCGACCCCGGGGCCATACACATCGCCACCGAGGGCCCCATCGGCCTGGCGGCGCGGCGCTGGTGCGTGAGGCAGGGCCATCCCTTCACCACCTCCTATCACACCCGCTTCCCCGAGTACCTGCGGCTGCGGGCGCCCGTGCCCCTGGCCTGGAGCTACCGTTTCATGGGTTGGTTCCATGGCCGCGCGGCCCGCACCATGGTGGCCACTCGCTCCATGGAGCAGGAACTCGAGGCCTGGGGCTTCCGCCACCTGGTGCGCTGGACCCGGGGGGTGGACATCTCCCTGTTCCGCCCCCGCGAGTCGCCGGTGCTGGACCTGCCCCGGCCGCTGTTCATGTATGTGGGGCGGGTGGCGGTGGAAAAGAACATCGAGGCCTTCCTGGCCCTCGACCTGCCGGGCACCAAGGTGGTGGTGGGGGACGGCCCGGCCCTGGCGGAGTTGCGGCGGCGCCATCCGGACACCCACTTCACGGGCTACAAGATGGGCGAGGAACTGGCCGCCCATGTGGGCTCCGCGGACGTCATGGTGTTCCCCAGCCTCACGGACACCTTCGGGCTGGTGCTGCTGGAGGCCATGGCCAGCGGCGTGCCGGTGGCGGCCTTTCCCGTCCCCGGCCCCCGGGACCTGGTGCGGGACGGCGTCAACGGCTGCGTGGGAGAGGACCTGAGGGCCGCCGCCCTGGCCGCCCTGGAGGTGGACAGGGACGCCTGCCGCGGCTTCGCCGAGGGCTATTCCTGGGAGGCCAGCACCCGCCAGTTCCTCGCCAACCTCGCTCCCCGCGTGACCGCCGCGGTGTAA
- a CDS encoding YebC/PmpR family DNA-binding transcriptional regulator: MAGHSKWANIQHRKKAQDAKRGKLFTKLIREISVAARHGGGDIETNPRLRLAVDKALAGNMTKDTIERAIKRGAGDQDSDNLEEVRYEGYGPGGTAVMVDCLTDNRNRTVAEVRHAFSKAGGNLGTDGSVAFLFNHVGQISLAPGNDEDTVMEVALEAGAEDVIGNEDGSIEVITSPDAFAAVRDALKAAGLATEEAEVTMRATTASVLDADDGAKMLRLLDTLEDLDDVQQVYSNADIPDEAFEAVA, translated from the coding sequence ATGGCGGGACACAGCAAGTGGGCCAATATCCAGCATCGCAAGAAGGCGCAGGACGCCAAGCGCGGCAAGCTCTTCACCAAGCTCATTCGCGAGATCAGCGTGGCGGCCCGCCACGGCGGCGGTGACATAGAGACCAATCCGCGCCTGCGCCTCGCCGTGGACAAGGCCCTGGCCGGCAACATGACCAAGGACACCATCGAGCGCGCCATCAAGCGCGGCGCCGGCGACCAGGACAGCGACAATCTCGAGGAGGTGCGCTACGAGGGATACGGCCCCGGCGGTACGGCGGTGATGGTGGATTGCCTCACGGACAACCGCAACCGCACCGTGGCCGAGGTGCGCCACGCCTTCTCCAAGGCCGGCGGCAACCTCGGCACCGACGGCTCGGTGGCCTTCCTGTTCAACCATGTGGGCCAGATCAGCCTGGCCCCCGGCAACGACGAGGACACCGTGATGGAGGTGGCCCTGGAGGCCGGCGCCGAAGACGTCATCGGCAACGAGGACGGCTCCATCGAAGTCATCACGTCCCCCGACGCCTTCGCCGCCGTGCGGGACGCGCTTAAAGCGGCGGGGCTGGCGACGGAGGAGGCGGAGGTCACCATGCGGGCCACCACCGCCAGTGTCCTCGACGCCGACGACGGCGCGAAGATGCTGCGCCTGCTGGACACCCTGGAAGACCTGGACGACGTCCAGCAGGTGTACTCCAATGCGGACATCCCGGACGAGGCCTTTGAGGCCGTCGCCTGA
- the ruvC gene encoding crossover junction endodeoxyribonuclease RuvC gives MSAEASRILGIDPGSRITGYGIIDVHKGGNGYVASGCIRTAVTDMPRRLLLIHEGLETVLARYQPDATAIEQIYVHRNAGSALKLGQARGGAILTAMLHQQPVFEYSPSQIKQAVVGSGRASKEQVQHMVRHLLGLSEAPQEDAADALAVALCHGNTEATFARLPQIKVPSGRRWR, from the coding sequence GTGAGCGCGGAGGCATCCCGCATCCTGGGCATCGACCCCGGTTCCCGCATCACGGGTTATGGCATCATCGACGTCCACAAGGGGGGCAACGGCTATGTGGCCAGCGGCTGCATCCGCACCGCGGTCACGGACATGCCCCGGCGCCTGCTGCTGATCCACGAGGGCCTGGAAACGGTGCTCGCCCGCTACCAACCGGATGCCACCGCCATCGAGCAGATCTACGTCCATCGCAACGCCGGCAGCGCCCTCAAGCTGGGCCAGGCCCGCGGCGGCGCCATCCTCACCGCCATGCTCCATCAGCAGCCGGTGTTCGAATACTCCCCCAGCCAGATAAAGCAGGCAGTGGTGGGCAGCGGCCGGGCGAGCAAGGAACAGGTGCAACACATGGTGCGACATCTGCTCGGGCTCTCCGAGGCCCCCCAGGAGGACGCCGCCGATGCCCTGGCGGTGGCCCTGTGCCATGGCAACACCGAGGCCACCTTCGCCCGCCTGCCCCAGATCAAGGTGCCCAGCGGGAGGCGCTGGCGGTGA
- the ruvA gene encoding Holliday junction branch migration protein RuvA, translating to MIGRIHGILRAKHPPLLLIDVHGIGYEVEAPMTTIYELPNLGEPVELHIHHVVREDAQLLYGFLREPDRALFRTLIRISNVGPKLALAILSGMDHRQFSLCVHAGDVAALTRLPGVGKKTAERLIMEVRDRLDTLADAPPVMGPAATTALEADDPVGDAINALVALGYKPQEASRRINAVTAPGLACEDLIRQALKERNP from the coding sequence GTGATCGGGCGCATCCACGGCATCCTGCGGGCCAAGCACCCGCCCCTGCTGCTCATCGATGTCCACGGCATCGGCTACGAGGTGGAGGCCCCCATGACCACCATCTACGAGCTTCCCAACCTGGGAGAGCCCGTGGAGCTCCACATCCATCACGTGGTACGGGAGGACGCCCAACTGCTGTACGGCTTCCTCCGGGAGCCCGACCGGGCCCTCTTTCGCACTCTCATCCGCATCAGCAACGTGGGACCCAAGCTGGCCCTGGCCATCCTCTCGGGGATGGACCACCGCCAGTTCTCCCTGTGCGTCCACGCCGGCGACGTGGCCGCCCTGACCCGCCTCCCCGGGGTCGGGAAGAAGACCGCCGAGCGCCTCATCATGGAGGTGCGGGACCGCCTGGACACCCTGGCCGACGCGCCGCCGGTGATGGGGCCCGCGGCCACCACCGCCCTGGAGGCGGACGACCCGGTGGGGGACGCCATCAACGCCCTGGTGGCCCTCGGCTACAAGCCCCAGGAGGCGAGCCGGCGCATCAACGCCGTCACCGCCCCCGGCCTCGCCTGCGAGGACCTCATCCGCCAGGCCCTCAAGGAGCGTAACCCGTGA
- the ruvB gene encoding Holliday junction branch migration DNA helicase RuvB, which yields MIEPDRLVAASADGNDRAVDRALRPRLLDHYVGQEAVREQMTIFITAARGRAEALDHVLLFGPPGLGKTTLAHIVAEEMGVALRQTSGPVLEKAGDLAAILTNLEPNDVLFVDEIHRLSPMVEEVLYPAMEDYQIDIMIGEGPAARSIKLDLPPFTLVGATTRAGLLTSPLRDRFGIVQRLEFYSHEELATIARRSASILGIHLAEDGAHELARRSRGTPRIANRLLRRVRDYAEVRADGRVTAPVARAALDMLDVDPLGFDVMDRKLLLAIIEKFDGGPVGVDSLAAAIGEERGTIEDVLEPYLIQQGYLMRTPRGRVATAHAWRHFGLAAGEGTPGDLFGAPPPRGEEP from the coding sequence GTGATCGAGCCCGACCGCCTGGTGGCCGCCAGCGCCGACGGCAACGACCGCGCGGTGGACCGCGCCTTGCGCCCCCGCCTGCTGGACCATTACGTGGGCCAGGAAGCGGTGCGCGAGCAGATGACCATTTTCATCACCGCCGCCCGTGGCCGCGCCGAGGCCCTGGACCATGTGCTGCTGTTCGGGCCGCCGGGCCTCGGCAAGACCACCCTCGCCCACATCGTGGCCGAGGAGATGGGGGTAGCCCTGCGCCAGACCTCGGGGCCGGTGCTGGAGAAGGCCGGGGACCTGGCCGCCATCCTCACCAACCTGGAGCCCAACGACGTCCTGTTCGTGGATGAGATCCATCGCCTGAGTCCCATGGTGGAGGAGGTGCTCTACCCGGCCATGGAGGATTACCAGATCGACATCATGATCGGCGAGGGCCCCGCCGCCCGCTCCATCAAGCTGGACCTCCCCCCCTTCACCCTGGTGGGGGCCACCACCCGCGCCGGCCTCCTGACATCGCCCCTGCGGGACCGCTTCGGCATCGTCCAGCGCCTGGAGTTCTACAGCCACGAGGAACTGGCCACCATCGCCCGGCGCTCCGCCTCCATCCTCGGCATCCACCTGGCGGAGGACGGCGCCCACGAGCTGGCGCGGCGCTCCCGCGGCACGCCGCGCATCGCCAACCGCCTGCTGCGCCGGGTGCGGGACTACGCCGAGGTGCGGGCCGACGGTCGCGTCACCGCGCCGGTGGCGCGGGCGGCCCTGGACATGCTGGACGTCGACCCCCTGGGCTTCGATGTCATGGACCGCAAGCTGCTGCTCGCCATCATCGAGAAATTCGACGGCGGACCGGTGGGGGTGGACAGCCTGGCCGCGGCCATCGGCGAGGAACGGGGCACCATCGAGGACGTGCTCGAGCCTTACCTGATCCAGCAGGGCTACCTGATGCGCACGCCCCGGGGACGGGTGGCCACGGCCCACGCCTGGCGCCACTTCGGCCTGGCGGCGGGCGAGGGCACCCCGGGGGATCTGTTCGGGGCCCCGCCCCCCCGGGGCGAGGAGCCGTGA
- the ybgC gene encoding tol-pal system-associated acyl-CoA thioesterase — protein MTAAAEFLWPVRVYYEDTDAGGVVYYANYLKFMERARTEWLRVLGFEQDRLAAEGVLFMVAHIAVDYLAPARFNDRLDVGVKLERLARASFELSQAVWGPPAGRILCHGRVRIACVHNQTLKPRAIPPAIRQEVTREH, from the coding sequence GTGACGGCGGCCGCGGAGTTCCTGTGGCCGGTGCGGGTCTACTACGAGGATACCGATGCCGGCGGCGTGGTCTACTACGCCAATTACCTGAAATTTATGGAACGGGCGCGCACCGAATGGCTGCGGGTCCTGGGCTTCGAACAGGACCGGCTGGCGGCCGAAGGGGTGCTGTTCATGGTGGCGCACATCGCCGTGGACTACCTGGCCCCCGCCCGTTTCAATGACCGCTTGGACGTGGGTGTTAAACTCGAACGCCTGGCGCGGGCTAGTTTCGAACTCAGCCAGGCGGTGTGGGGGCCACCCGCCGGCCGCATCCTGTGCCACGGCCGCGTGCGCATCGCCTGCGTCCACAACCAGACCCTGAAACCCCGGGCCATTCCGCCCGCCATCCGACAGGAAGTAACGCGTGAGCACTGA
- the tolQ gene encoding protein TolQ, whose amino-acid sequence MSTDLSLFHLVAEASLLVQLVMLLLLLASVVSWSMIILKYITLRRARAAAVQFEDRFWSGKDLVRLYNGVSASHVRSDGMARIFEAGFREFARLRKQPGLEPNAILDNSQRAMRIALSREVDALESSLSFLATVGSTSPYVGLFGTVWGIMNSFRALGNVHQATIAMVAPGIAEALIATAMGLFAAIPAVIAYNRFSHDVDRLLNRYDTFMEEFSNLLHRKVHDPQ is encoded by the coding sequence GTGAGCACTGATCTATCCCTCTTCCACCTGGTGGCCGAAGCCAGCCTGCTGGTGCAGCTGGTGATGCTATTGCTGCTGCTGGCCTCGGTGGTCTCCTGGTCCATGATCATCCTCAAGTACATCACCCTGCGCCGTGCCCGCGCCGCGGCGGTGCAGTTCGAGGACCGCTTCTGGTCGGGCAAGGACCTGGTGCGCCTGTACAACGGCGTGTCCGCCAGCCACGTGCGTTCGGACGGCATGGCGCGCATCTTCGAGGCCGGCTTTCGCGAGTTCGCGCGCCTGCGCAAGCAGCCGGGCCTGGAGCCTAACGCCATCCTCGACAATTCCCAGCGGGCCATGCGTATCGCGCTGTCGCGGGAGGTAGACGCCCTGGAGAGTTCCCTGAGCTTCCTGGCCACGGTGGGCTCCACCAGCCCCTACGTCGGCCTGTTCGGTACCGTGTGGGGCATCATGAACTCCTTTCGCGCCCTCGGGAACGTCCACCAGGCCACCATCGCCATGGTGGCGCCGGGCATCGCCGAGGCCCTCATCGCCACCGCCATGGGCCTGTTCGCCGCCATCCCGGCGGTCATCGCCTATAACCGTTTCAGCCACGACGTGGACCGCCTCCTGAACCGCTACGACACCTTCATGGAGGAGTTCTCCAACCTCCTCCACCGCAAGGTCCACGACCCGCAATAA
- the tolR gene encoding protein TolR — MRRQRRRPMSEINVVPYIDVMLVLLVIFMITAPLLSQGVKVDLPKVASEPLPPSEREPLIVTVDREGRVFVNYGDDQDTPIGEETLMARVAALLRNQPDIPVLVKGDEGTAYGAVVRVMSLLQGAGAKGIGLMTDPPDPEPR, encoded by the coding sequence ATGCGAAGACAGCGCCGCCGCCCCATGTCCGAGATCAACGTCGTGCCCTACATCGACGTCATGCTGGTGCTGCTGGTGATATTCATGATCACCGCGCCGCTGCTGAGCCAGGGGGTCAAGGTAGACCTGCCCAAAGTGGCCTCGGAGCCCCTGCCCCCCAGCGAGCGCGAGCCCCTCATCGTCACCGTGGATCGCGAGGGCCGGGTGTTCGTCAATTACGGCGACGACCAGGACACTCCCATCGGCGAGGAGACCCTGATGGCGCGCGTGGCCGCGTTGTTGCGCAACCAGCCCGACATCCCGGTACTGGTGAAGGGCGACGAGGGCACCGCCTACGGTGCCGTGGTGCGGGTCATGAGCCTGCTCCAGGGAGCCGGTGCCAAGGGCATCGGCCTCATGACCGACCCGCCCGATCCCGAGCCGCGATGA